The Solanum dulcamara chromosome 6, daSolDulc1.2, whole genome shotgun sequence genome contains the following window.
GTACTACCTACCCCtcaaaaagttttaaaaacttatttttttgaaaaatatttcaaaatttcaattttttaccCTACCCCGTCCCCTCCCCTCCCTCCCCCCCcgacacacaaaaaaaattgaaattttattttttaaaaaatatttcaaagtttgaaaattTCATTTAGTTCGTcgtttttttggattttttttgaattttattttcagaaaagcgacggacagggaccCTATGTCCGCCGCTTTTCTGGAAATTTTCAAAAACACCAAAACAAAAGTGACGGATATGGATCCTATGTCCGTCACTTTTCTGAAAATTTTCAAGAACACCTAAAACAAAAACGACGGACGGGGATCCTTTTtccgtcgcttttctgaaaacaaattaaaaaagaaaacaacacaATCCGTcgctttatattaaataattatttttttgaaaaaaaaacgatggagtccgtttttatttatatttttttaattttaaaaaacattaGAGGCGATGTAGTCCGTCTCTTTTTGCGATCTTTTTCGtcgcttttttaaaaatatcgaGCAAAAAAGCAACGGAAATGACTGCGTCGCTTTTCCATCGAGTTTGACTAAAAAAGTGAtgtagtccgtcgcttttttgcgtcgtttttttcacattttttagtagtgttctCAATTTAAAACAAAGCTCAATTTAAGTTAAATCATAAAGCAActcaatttaaattaaaataattaattgaaattGCCTTGTAATTTCACAATTCAAATACCAAGATAACTGATGTACTATTTACCATTTTCCCAATGTAACTAAGGTACGATTTACCATTTTACTCTCTTCTCTCTTTCCTTTCCACGTTTAGCTCTTTTCTCTTACACTCATTCTTTCATCGTCAGCTCTTTTCTCTAACGctctttcctttcctttcccTACTTTCTTTCCTATTCGTTTCTACTGAGTCATGCCGGAAAGTTTGGACTCACTGGTTAAAATTCCAGCTCTTGGAAAGCGTCTTTCCCGAAATGCtacatttcaaaaatatttcaatatttttgtcaataaatataatGAAACAcctagaaataatatttttgccGTGAGGAATTTCGGGTGGGCTTACGAAAACGATCTTGAACActgaaagaatttgaaatttcatcgtatGGAACCTAGCAAAAAGAATCGAGTGCTCTTTGTCAATGTTATATCGTGTggcataataataacaataatgttCTAACTTGTTTGCCTGAAATAGTTCTTCATTTATGTTATTAatatttgctttttttttttgtagatctTTATGGGGTACCGTCTTAATTAGAACAAAGCGAAGAAGGAAGGCAAGTATCACGTGACGTTAACACAAACTAACACCAATGTgcttcatgagattttgaaagaAGCCAAAACAATTCAGCGTCTTACAACCTAAATTAATTCCCCTACAGGTAACATAAAAATGCAATGCCCATATGACTTTTTCTGACTCAGAGAATTGATTATGTTGTTTATATTGGTATTGTTCTGTTGTGGGGTTTAAGAATTTGTCAAGTGTTGTCTTGCTTTTCGAATAGTACCTATTATGGGGTCTAACATTGTTGATTGATTTGTTGTTCTTTATGGGAGGAAGGGTTAAGAAGGTAGCTCTGTTCATTCTGTCATGGGGTTTACTTTATCCGAGAATTTGTCAAGTGAAGTTTTCCTTATTAAATGCTATGTTTTCTTCATTGTCATTCTTTTTTTCATACCTTTTTTTAGGTATCCATTGATCATTGATGTGCAAAAAATTACAATTTGAGTCTGGCATCCCAGACTGTGTACATGATCATTGAGATGAGACTAAATCATAAGAGCTATCCTAACCAAAAGGACTTTTATACAAGTCTGTTCAAGTGGGTTCATAGATGATGTTACAGGTTTAGTTTGACTGTTCCTAAATGAAGGTAAGTTCCATTTGTCCATCCTCTAACCATTTGACTCTGGTCTTTTGCGTTAATATGGCATCTTGAATTTTAAGGGATCTAGTGAATTCAGCCCTGCATCTAGATAATTCACATCTATTCTCAGGAGAATCGTTGCTGACACAGTTAACCTCTAGAGTTATTATCTGAGCTTCTAGCCTTTTAGGCTCTTCATAGAGGTTTTCGAAGGTCTGTCTTGACCAAATGCTCAATTGTTTGCAAGTTTTTTTCAGCTTCTGGTGTAGAATGTAAAAGGGGTTGGCATGGACCTCTTCGTTTCATACATTCTGGACAGTCTGGAGATAATCTGGATGGTCTGTTCAGAAATTGAGGAATTTAAAGTATTTAGTAGTGTTTGTAATCTCTTTGTTCGTCTTAACAAGGAGTGGCGCATGATCTGAGCAAGTCCTAGATAGATGAGTCACTGAAGTAGCATTATAGTTATCAAACCAAGAATCATTATACACTAGTCTGTCAAGCCTTTGCCAAATAGTATTAGGTGGATCCCTATTATCACACCAAGTGAAAATTGAACCACTAAATCCTGCATCTTGAAGTCCACAATCATGTAAGCAATCCAGAAAATCCAAATTGTTTTCCATTTTATGACTTATACCACCCTGTTTTTCATCACTAGAAGAgataacattgaagtctccaatgaCCCTAATAGTGTTTGCAGTGTCCCTCAAATCATCCCATAGCTCCATTCTGAGATCTTTAGAGCACTTGGCATATACCACAGTTAAGAGGACTGTGAGGTCATTTGAGTGAGAGAGTTTGATAAGTACATGTTCTTTGTATTGAGTGATGTTAATAGCCACTTCATTGGacaaaaaaaatccaaatcttgTTGGTACAGTTGAAGAAGACATAGTGCTCCCAAGTTTCCTCTTAAAAGTTTCCATCTTACTACTATCCACCATAGGCTCTTGTAAGCATATCAGAGGGAGGCAAAATTGTTGCTTCAGAGTTTGAAGTCTTTCAGTAGATCCTGCGGACCTAATACCCCTTATATTTCAGGATAGGATGTTAAAACATTGGAGAAATTAGAGGTGGGGCCAATTTGTATCATTGAGTTAGCCTCTGGagcattttcaaaattaaattgacctcctgaattctgggaatttcTGGGGGATAGATTGCGTTGTGAGATGACTACTTCCTGGGCTATCAAGTAGTGTCCCTTGAGTTCAGTGTATTCTTCTTTGTTGGCTTTGCCTTTGGCCAACTCATCGTCTGATTTGTTAGCATCCTTTTCCTCAGTCATGAAGTTTATAGGTATGTTAGTGGTCATAGAGTTGGTCTCTATGATTTCCATGTCTTGTTGCAGCCTAGTCCTAAGTCTAAGTCTATTTCATATGACAGTGTAGTTTCATATCAAGAAGGAAGCAATTCCATTCCTCAGTCTATGTCATTTTCTTTTCCAGTTTCAGCAAATGTAGTTCTTTGTCTAAATCTATGGCATGTAAGATTGGGACATGTCCCTTATTCAGTAATGAAAAAGTTTCTTTTTATCAAGTTTCCTTTAAATTTCCAACATATTTGTGGTGTGTGTCCTAAAGCCAGGCAGACTAGATTATCCTTCCCCCTAAGTCAAATCCAGTCTAAAAGAAACTTTGATCTAATTCATATTGACACATGGGAACCATATAAGCTCTGTACTCACAATGGATACAAATACTTTCTTACTGTAAAAGATGATTCCAGTAGGGAAACTTGGACCTTCTTATTGAGTTCTAAGTGTAATGCTTTTCCTATTCTAAAGGATTTCTTGATCATGGTTGAAAGGCAATTTAATGCTAAGTTAAAGGTTATAAGGTATGCTAATGCCTTAGAATTGGGTAAAGGAACACATGAAGCCCTTTTGTCTCAAATCTCAAGGAATAATACAACGAACATCGTGTGTAGGGACTCCACAATAGAATGATGTAGttgaaagaaaacaaagacaCCTCAAGAAAATTGCCAGGGATTTGATGTTTCAATCTCCCTTACATAGGACCTTTTGGGCAGAGTGTATGTTGACTGCAACACATCTTATCAATAGGTTTCTTTCTAGAGTGTTGAAAGGAAGGACACCATATGAGGTCTTGTTTGGGATTAAACCAAAGTATGACAACTTGAGGTGTTTTGGTTGTTTGTGATATGCCTCAACTTTAGCACAACACAGAACACATTTGATCCTAGGGCAGTAGCTTGTGTTTTCTTGGGGTATCCACAAGGACAAAAAGGTACAAAGTAATGAATTTATCCACCAAAAGGGTTTTTGTTTCTAGAGATGTTCAATTCTTTAAACAACAATTCCCTTTTGCATCTAGTTTGAATCTCTATGTACCATTTCTTCTGTACCACAACCCACTCGATCAAATTCAGACTCACATCAACTTAGTTTATTTCCTTGTCCTACTTTACCTATTGTTGATCGATTCACTACTCTACAACACACTCCACCCACTGAAAGTACATCATGTTCTATTGATCAACACTCTCAAACCACGCATCACACTGATGACACAACTATCAATTCCACTCCAATTTAAAATACTCCAATTCATATTCCTACTCCCACTTTGTCTAACATCCCACAAAATGAAGCCATTACTAGAACATAAGGTAGAGTTAGTCAAAGACCAGCATATCTGGATGACCATATCTGCAACCATGTCATTTTGATTGATCTAActaatgcatgtttcattcaccCCAATCCTCGTACTGCTTTTTCCTTTGGGTCTCTATCACTACATAACCAACAAGTTTTCATTTCTCTATCCACTATTACTGAACCAAACTCTTTTGCACAAGCTTCTTAACATCCAAGATGGAGTAAAACTAAGCAAAAAGAGTTGGATGCTCTCAAAGTCAATCATACTTGGGATATTGTTGAATTATCCCCGGGCAAGAAACCATTACCTTGTAAATAGGTTTACAAGGTCAAACATAGATCAGATGGAACAATAGAAAGGTTAAAGTCAAGGTTAGTAttgagggggggggggatgTCGAGTAGGTTGGTGTGGATTATACTTAGACATTTTTCCAGTGGTCATAATGACCACAATCAGATATCTCTTAATTGTTGCTGTGAAGAAAGGATGGAAAGGAAAGTACATCAACTTGATGTAAGCAATGCCTTTCTACATGGGACGTGCAGGAAGAGATTTACATGAAGTTTTCTACACGTATAGACTGTCCTAATCCTAAATTGGTTTGTTTATTGAAGAAGTCATTGTATGAATTAAAACAAGCATTTAGACAATGGTATGCTAAATTAGCTGGAGCTTTAGCTTTTAAAGGGTATTCTAATTCTCTTAGGAGTCATTTGGTTGGAAACACGTTATTCCATGATTAATTATTCTGGGATTAGTTATTCTAGATAAGTTATCCCATCATGTATATgtgataacttatcccatcactaTGGTATAAATGGTGGAATAATTTATCTCAAACTTGACAACAAAACAAGATACCAAAATTTTATCCCAggactatttatttttatccctCACACCAAACGATCCCTTAATGATTACTAACTATTTTTCAAGCAAAATGACAATCCTATCTCCATCATAGCAGGCTATGTGGATGGCATCTTTATTACAGGCAATGATCTTGTTGAAATACAACACATCACTGAATTTCTACacacgatattcaaggtaaaaCATTTGGATGATATTCATTATTTTCTAGGTATGAAAATCTTAAGGAAAAACATGGGTTTATCATAAATCAGAGAAAGTTCTCTTTGGATCTTTTACAAGAATTTGATTGTTCAGGTGCTATAGTTTCCTCTCCTCTTGGCCCCTATTCCAAACTAAATGCACATGATGGTCCTTTGATATCCAACCCCACTTTATATAGACACCTAGTGAGAAAACTCAACTATTTGACCTATACTAGACCTGACCTAAGTTTTGCAGTTCTGAGTCTTAATCAATACATGCCACTACCATAAAAATCACATTTATTAGCTGCTACTAGAGTTTTGAAGTACCTGAAAAATGATCCAAATCAAGGGATCCTCCTTTCCTCTGATTCATTTTTCGAGTTACTTGCTTTCTGCGATGCCTATTGGGACCCTTGGGGGAGCACCCATTTCctgaaaatcaaagaaacaaaTTTCAATATCATTATCGTCTGCACAGGCTGAATACCGTTCAATGGATAGAGTGACAACAGAAATTATTTGGTTATTGAGGCTTCTAATAGATCTTGCCGCTCCTCCTGTCTTGCCGGTGACTGTTTACTCTGATAGCCAAGGGGCTATCCATATTGCAAAAAATCCAGTCTTCCGCGAAAAGGATGAAACATGTTGAACTGGATTGTAATTTCGTAAGACAACAATTCGTCTCCGATCTCATTACTTTGTCCTTTGTCCCTTCAAAGCAGCATATTGCGGATTTATTCACAAAATCCCTGTCTGTCTGGGGCATCTCATCGACTTTTGTTAGACAAATTGGGGGTTGTTTCACTACCCTCCAATTTGAGGAGGATAATGAAGATCTAACCATCTCGAGTTTGAATGACGAATCCATGGTTACAGACCGAAATGGtcaaaggaagaagaaaaatagaaaagagagagaaaggaaaagagaaagagTTTCAGACAAAAGTAAATTGTTTTCCGCTTCGATGTGTTCTATGTTGATCAAGGATTCCTGTTTCACAAATTAAATTCTTCTAGCTGTGTATTCCAACCCAACTGAATAAAATAGGACTTGCTAGGAACCTTCTTCACGTGCTAGTGGTGTATTTTCTATTACAcaactttataaattataagTAGAAAGTGTATaggaatttattattttcttaattttctttattttacaataatatatatatatatatgatttaacaGATTGATGAATACAAGGTGAACATTTCCAAAATCAGTGGATGAATACAAGGtgaaaatttccaaaatcaGTGCTTTTTATAGCCCTAACTTATATAATGTCTAACTATAAAATGTGCATCACTTAGAGCTAAAATATGCATCACTCGGACAGGTGAGGGGAAATTGAGCTCCTTTACTTTATCCACAGCTTCcatttatttccttatttaacTGCTGAAACACGAACCTAATGAGTTAAATCGAGACACATGTTCTTGACCTTGTAACAAATTTAACTATACCATTTTTCCGATAAACATCAAATTATGAAACTTTAACTTCTGCTAAATACTCACAATGATGAGATATTCACGTTACATTACATATCGGCCAAATCACTAAAGTTACCAATGTCAATATCACATCTACACCACCATCTGGTTAAGCAGATAATCCCACCATAGATCTTGCTCGAAATGCAACACCATTTTCGGCTAAAACATAATAGGCAAACTGCTTTTACTATTGTTCCTACACCAGAAAATAGAAGCTAAAACAAAAAGCAGCTCATTCGATATCCAAAATGTACACGATACTATGACCATCTCGCCTAGTACACGCCCAAGTACTACAGATATTACATAGCCCTACAATGAGGACATCTTACCTACAGAATGGTCACACAATACTATCACCATCTCCGCTGCTTTGCTCGTTTTGCTCTCCCTCATCATCTGTATTTTTCTTATCCCCCTTTACACGTTGATGCCTATTTCTATTTCCAGCTTTTGAGCTTCCACCATCAGTGTCGGCAATAAGACCAATCTGGATTGCTTCCAAATACAATACCTTTACCAAATTCTTGAAGCGTCTTCTGAATGTCGGTACCCGAGAAAATGAACCAACAATGCCCTGCAACCTGTTTGTTCGTAAAAACATTGTTCAATCCTCACTCTAGATTTCAATAAAAATTAGAAATGTATAAGTTTTACAGCTAAAAGGACCAAGGACGTGAGGGTGATTCTTGGAATCAACTGTGTTTGGACAATATTTGTTATATTTGAAGGAAAAAGGAGTATTTGGAAGTTGAATGTTCTGCTTGTAGGTGTGAAATCATTATTTCACTTGAAATACTCCGTAAATAATCTTCCaatatttcaaatacttttaagtTCTGTATTCTACTGATGGTCAAACCAGTTTTTGAGAATATTGCAAATACAGAAATACTGTAGTATATACGGTCAAACGGGTACATGAATATGGACCTACAGGCCTACGCATCGACTTTCCTAACAGCAAtacaagaaggggatacattttCACCTATATATGCAAACAGACATTACGGACTCTAGATGAAATGTTCCATGGAAGACCAGAAGCAAAagttattatattatgattgAAAAATATTACAAGTTCGTAGaggattttataaatataaactTACCTCCTAATTAAAGCTTGCAGTTGTGCTCTCCTCACAGTATCAGTGGATGGAAATCCCGTGTTATCCCATTCCTCTGGCCTTTCATTTTTGTAACACATTATCAACTTCCTCAGGCTAATTTCCTCATCTTCTCCCAATTGTAGTTTTTTTATTTGCTCCTTCATGACTAAGAGCGGCGCAAGGAACCACTCAAACACTTTATCCTTTGGCCAGTTAGACTTTGTCAGTTCCACTTCATCAGCTGTATGGAGCATATAAGACATCATTCTTCCTAAGGCTAATACATAGGCGGAAGACAAGGAAGAGAAAAAGGCAGCCTGAGAAAAGACATACAAATTAGTAGGCCCTGAGAGTCGGATTTTGCAGATACAAGCAGACACTGTAGAATGGACCAAGCAGGCAATTTGATGCCTAGCTTCTTACAGTCCCCCTTGACAATACATTCCTCAATATCTTTGACATCTATAAAGCCTTCACGTAGGAGTATTCTGCCATTGACCTCACAGGATTTAAAGAGCCAACCCCATACCTACCGCAGAGTTACATTTAggttaaaaacataaaaaaaacttAAGTAGCTGAAGTGATTACACATATGGACTTTTATACCTGCATGGGCGTATATTGTTGGATTGCCTGTTTCAGGGTTCTTGATCCATGTGAAACAAGCTTCAAGCTGTGTgatcttcctttttctttttcattcctCTGCTCAATTGACTTCTTACTGTCAAGGCCTCCAGAGGAGCTCATATTTCTTCTATATTTAGGCCTGGCTGCCGGAAGAATCAGAGAATCAACATCATTGATGGCATCTCATCAAGTTATTTCATATCATTGATAAATAGGTCAGGTTTTTTTCAGATCATAATGTACTAAACTAACGTTGGCCGAGTATACTATACAGGCAATAAATACCTCATGAAGCATGACCCTTCCCTCATGTCAAGTATGTCGTTTGTGTATTCGTCAAATATGGAAACGGCTGCTAGGATGTATGCAAGTCCCATGTGAAACGAGTCTTCCTAGCAAAACTCGTGTCACTTCAGTAAGAATCAGACAACGTGCTAAATGAGACATAGTGCCTCTCAAACTTCAAAGCTGGCTCATATGATTACATAGTAAAACAGAGGAAGCAGAGGAAGGAGAGCAAATAGACCTGATGAACCACAACCCCACTGTAAAGTGCAAGagcaaaacttgaaaagaagGATGCTACCACGGATCCAACAACAGCTAAAGGCCACAAAAAGATTGCAAGGCCAGCAAAAGGTACACAAACTGTCTCCAGAAATGGGCCTTCCCTGCCAATTAAGTCTTCTAGTAGCCTCTTCCAGCCCCTGAACAGCATGAATGGGCTCTTCCAAAGAGCAAGAGCTGTAATAAGGGGCACATCCACTGGAATCGCAAGCAGAGAAACCAAAATGCAACTTGGCAGCTTTGACAACCTAGAACACATCACGATAATGAAAATATGATACGCTGTAATATACTATCTCTATCTACTAATGCTTTTAAAAAAGAGGTTCAGATATCACCCACTTCACTTCTATTGGTTTCTCATCTGGATGTATTTCCGCAGAAAGCTCGTCCATATAAGAAAAGTAAGAGTGGAAGCAAAAGTCTGTAAAGTCCCGAACTACTGTGCAGCTCCCTTTAAGAGTGGAAATACAGCCGTCCTGATAATTTTATCAACTATAAACTTTGGCATGTGAAGTACATGATTACATTTGAACAAACAGAAGTACTCAGATAACATATGTGTGTGTAATATATAAGCTAGTATGGTAGTTTTATTATGAAATTTATACACACAACTAAACACATATATTTGCTCTTTTTAATAGGTAAATTTCATGCACATGTTATTCTATTGAAGAGCTAGAAGTCTTTGGATCTTTTCATGAAAAACCATCAAAATAACCATAAATTAAGTGATCAATTATGAAAAACCATCAAAATAAAGCATAAACAAACTTGAGAGAAATtcataaagaaaaaggaaacgaCTACAAAAGCAAGACGAATTAAGGTTATAAGCAAGAATCTTTTCTTCCTTCCATTTTTaagggaaatgacaacaaaGTAGTTGATCAACTTGAAAATTATAGCCGACTAGAACAGCTAGTGGCAACAGAACATCCAAATGTTCTGGCTACTTGGACAAGGGCCAACATCCAGAAGAAAACTCAATAAACAGATGAATTATGCCATCATATGACCTGGAAATTCATATTTTCCAATCAATTCACTAGATAAAGCATGAATAATTATGAAGCCACCTAGCAAAAGCTCATGACAAATGTTCAGTATATCAAGAAAGTGAAATGACCAATCCCTTAACGATAAGGATTGATGTCTCTCATCTGACAATGTGAGCTTAGAGCAATTTATCTAATTAAGCATCGGATAAACAGAAAACAGATTTCGTGTGGAGACTGAGACTCACCGTGAAGCAGTGATAAATCTTACAAGTGACACTCTCTCCAATAGCCTCAAAAGTTGCAATCAAAGGAGCGAAAAAACCATACCCTATCCCACCTAGAAGACTCCCAATAATGGCTACTATGGGCCAAAGAATCAGAGGAACTGGCAATGAAACCAGTAGTGCAATCTTCAAAACCCATCCAAGCCTTTTGCTTCTGAAATGTGAAACAAACAGCACAAAAGGTTCTATATCAGATACACAGTATGTGCATATTCCATACTCTAATAATCCATACAATAAAAGCATTGGCAAGAAAACACATACTTTGCTACACAGTAGTAGGTCCAGATAATATGTGCAGGCCATAGCCCAATTACAACTGCTGAATTCCCAACTGATATGATGACTGTCACAATGGGGCCAATTACTAATCCTGTCCAGACAAATatcaatcaattatcaatatGACAATATCCCACAACATTTAATATGCTCTTACAAATTTCCTCACCATCTTATCAATGTCTCTAATCAAACTTCAAAAGTGTGCGAAGATgaagaaaacaaacaaacaaaagacTTAAAAGACCCATTTGGCCATGAGAATTTTTCACATTCTCCCAAACTTTTTTTTACACTTCATTTGAAACCAGTCAAGttgtttttgaaatttgaaaaaacacCCAAAACCCTATTTTCCCTTTCATAAACTTGGAAGTGCTGTAAAGGTGCATTTAAGCCTTAAAATTGAACCCAATCTGCTATAcaccaaaacatatatacatgtcaaTTAAACTTTCAACAAACATTAAATTCTGCAAAATCTCGCAAGGTTATTTAATGGTAGAACcttaaaaattgaatctttaaGAGTTTCAAGCCTTGATTAGCCTTTGAACAAAGTACACTGCACATACTACTGCTGTATGATATATACAAATTCAGAGCAAATATGTCCTACTATGAAAAGGGGTTGATAAAGAAATAGTAGTAGTACACCCACCTTTGAGAAGGCCAAGGAGGAAGAgcaagaagaagaaaggaagaaaagataTAAAGCTACAAAGCTTGGCCAAGAACCCTACTGGTACTTCcatcaaattaaaattcaataaaTCTGTGCTAAACAAAAACCTTCACTTAAATGGTCCAATGAAGTTGATCAAAATCAAGAACCCATgtcaaaaattaataaaaagaatATTCTCAAAGATTGCAGAGAGGAAAAAGAGAGaaacaaaatatgaaaattgcAGAAAAAGTGAcagaaagaaaagagagaacAGAGCCGTTATGTGGGGTGGAGCCGTAACGTGGCAGAAGAATGTGGCAAGTCTGCCACGTTTAAGGAAGTTAGGCACCCCCAGGGGTGAGATTTTCGTGTTAAGGAGGTTGGATATTGTCACACTTCACACAGAATCACTCACATCATCAAGCGTCCTGTGTTTTCGTTTTAGTCTAAATTATgttccaatttttttattttttcgttTTAGGTTGGATATTTGTATTGAAGTCTCAGTAATTTAAACTCGCATAttgtaaatttaattttttaggatagtgtttttaatataatttttttatattaaaagcTCAAACTAGAAAAGTATGATTAAAGATAGAGATATCTAAATTATCTCATTGCAATCCCCGTTGAAATTGTTTCCtttgttcatttttacttgtttattttgtcaaaaataattttttatttttacttattcattatttaaataaatttttatttttacttattactTTAAATATTAGTGAGGATAGCTCGGGGGCGTAATATAAAAAACTTATATTATTTTGCTATTCATGGTAGATAAATCAACATATACAATATGTGTATTAAAAGTAGGGCTAGTTTCAAATATACGTAAAAAgtaattagtttacaataaatataattatattttatttatataaaaatagttaaaactcatagaaaatatatatcgactatataatataatttgtcaaaagtcatagaaaatatacattGCATGTACAATATAGGTTActtatacatgaaatatacattgacgatatattataatacactcaaaaaactgaatatagtttaattatatatgaaatatacattgactatacatGAAGTATACACTTACTattcatctcaatcaactcaaaaatcacTTCTAAAACAATTctaaattttagatatgaaatcctcttaatgttttaaattatttgatatGTAATTTGCTCGAAAAGATTCATGTGTGCGATACGTCAAAatttttaagaagaaaaaaaaggagaagaagaggatgaagaagaagGACAATCAGCAGCAATAGAAGCACAAGAAAGAAGAAgacaagaagaaagaagaagatgcAGAAGAGAGAAGCAGAATAAAAAGGAAGGACGAAGAAGACGACCAATTTTTTTGCTATATTACAGCAATTATCAATGGGACTGTTACTGTAAGCTTCAAACTAAGCATCAAATAAAAGATGAATGCTGATGTTCTCAAAACTTGCAGTTTGATTCTACATCACATATACAAAATCATGTAGCAGATGGTAGAAGCCAAAATGGATGTTGCCTGTTCCTGGAATCTAATCAGTTGAATTTTTCTATTTCAAGGACCATAGTAATGGGTGTTGTACTATACATGTTATCTGCTCTTAATGGTAGATAACTAACGTGAGTCTCAATGGACATTGATAGGTCGCTTCTGTCACCTTGTTGCAACCCCAATGTAAATGAAATTTCATCGCCTACAACAATGCCAAGGCTTAGAGATGAGTATTAGGAAAAGCAATAAAAAATTCTCCTACTATTCTACTATTGTTAATTTCAGTTGAAATGAAACTTTTAGAATAAATCAATGCAATTTAGGAGGAATCACCAGTAGA
Protein-coding sequences here:
- the LOC129892093 gene encoding uncharacterized membrane protein At3g27390; this translates as MEVPVGFLAKLCSFISFLPFFFLLFLLGLLKGLVIGPIVTVIISVGNSAVVIGLWPAHIIWTYYCVAKSKRLGWVLKIALLVSLPVPLILWPIVAIIGSLLGGIGYGFFAPLIATFEAIGESVTCKIYHCFTDGCISTLKGSCTVVRDFTDFCFHSYFSYMDELSAEIHPDEKPIEVKLSKLPSCILVSLLAIPVDVPLITALALWKSPFMLFRGWKRLLEDLIGREGPFLETVCVPFAGLAIFLWPLAVVGSVVASFFSSFALALYSGVVVHQEDSFHMGLAYILAAVSIFDEYTNDILDMREGSCFMRPKYRRNMSSSGGLDSKKSIEQRNEKEKGRSHSLKLVSHGSRTLKQAIQQYTPMQVWGWLFKSCEVNGRILLREGFIDVKDIEECIVKGDCKKLGIKLPAWSILQCLLVSAKSDSQGLLISDEVELTKSNWPKDKVFEWFLAPLLVMKEQIKKLQLGEDEEISLRKLIMCYKNERPEEWDNTGFPSTDTVRRAQLQALIRRLQGIVGSFSRVPTFRRRFKNLVKVLYLEAIQIGLIADTDGGSSKAGNRNRHQRVKGDKKNTDDEGEQNEQSSGDGDSIV